A genomic segment from Candidatus Viadribacter manganicus encodes:
- a CDS encoding chemotaxis protein CheA gives MDPLDAIRATYFQECDELLASLEEGLLALAGGGGDNETINAVFRAVHSVKGGAGAFGYEAMVEFAHVFETALDAMRSGALEPNPDVIKTMLRASDILADHVLAAKGQGAIDEARTQTMSQELAALTALEGKSSAHVEPAPAAGVDEWGFAPVKFSFDEPVGVDLEPLAEAAAPAQWRLCMRPHAAMYAKGHDAVLFLRELARLGEINVTCCANDGFSFEDMDPEAPALFWIVDLASHLSEEAIREVFDFVGDDCPIELSRASSLDQGANAGAQTYGAAPIAELALSAQDKSIGPDLPALSKSLDSSAAIMAEAEEKAAPADASGRNVPQSAQTGATIRVDLARVDRLIDLVGELVVNQAMLAQRVAEQDASGRSHVSIGLDELEQLTREIQDCVMAIRAQPVKSVFQRMPRLAREVASSTGKEIRLVMEGEATEVDKTIIERLSDPITHMLRNAIDHGVETPAERLAAGKPGEGIVRLSAQHRSGRIVIEVSDDGKGINRTRVRELAVNRGLIAADANLSDDEIDNLIFLPGFSTASAVSNISGRGVGMDVVKRSIQALGGRISISSVPGKGSTFTLSLPLTLAVLDGMVITAGDQTLVAPLTAIVETLRPKPEDVRALGPTGAVLAVRGAHVPLIDIGVALGLRTTPIFACEGVVLLVECEGIGRAALVADNIQGQRQVVIKSLEANYQRISGIAAATILGDGSVALIVDVEALVEKRLIERHANLAKAS, from the coding sequence ATGGACCCGCTTGATGCGATCCGCGCCACTTATTTTCAAGAGTGCGACGAGCTTTTAGCGAGCCTTGAAGAGGGCTTGTTGGCGCTTGCCGGCGGCGGCGGCGACAATGAGACCATCAATGCGGTGTTTCGCGCCGTGCACTCGGTCAAGGGCGGCGCCGGCGCCTTTGGCTATGAGGCCATGGTTGAGTTTGCGCATGTCTTTGAGACCGCGCTTGACGCCATGCGATCGGGCGCGCTCGAGCCCAACCCTGACGTCATCAAGACGATGCTGCGCGCCTCTGACATCCTTGCCGATCATGTGCTTGCGGCAAAGGGGCAAGGCGCGATCGATGAGGCGCGTACGCAGACGATGTCGCAAGAGCTGGCGGCATTGACCGCGCTCGAAGGCAAGTCTTCTGCACACGTTGAGCCAGCGCCGGCAGCCGGCGTCGATGAATGGGGATTTGCGCCGGTAAAGTTCAGTTTTGATGAGCCGGTGGGCGTCGATCTTGAGCCGCTGGCGGAAGCTGCGGCGCCGGCGCAATGGCGGCTTTGCATGCGCCCGCATGCAGCGATGTACGCCAAGGGCCATGATGCGGTTTTGTTTTTGCGCGAGCTTGCGCGCCTTGGCGAGATCAACGTCACATGTTGCGCCAATGACGGGTTTTCGTTTGAGGATATGGATCCAGAAGCGCCAGCGCTTTTCTGGATCGTCGACTTGGCGAGCCATCTCAGTGAAGAGGCCATCCGTGAGGTGTTTGATTTTGTCGGCGATGATTGCCCGATCGAACTCTCGCGTGCTTCGAGCCTAGACCAAGGCGCGAATGCGGGCGCCCAAACCTATGGCGCTGCGCCAATCGCAGAGCTTGCATTGAGCGCCCAAGACAAGTCGATCGGGCCCGACTTGCCTGCTTTGTCTAAGAGCTTAGACTCAAGCGCGGCGATTATGGCAGAGGCCGAGGAGAAGGCAGCGCCCGCCGATGCAAGCGGCCGCAACGTTCCCCAAAGCGCCCAGACCGGCGCCACCATCCGGGTTGATCTGGCGCGTGTTGACCGGCTCATCGATCTTGTTGGCGAGCTTGTCGTCAATCAGGCGATGCTGGCCCAGCGCGTTGCAGAACAAGACGCCAGCGGCCGCTCGCATGTCTCGATCGGCTTGGATGAACTCGAGCAGCTGACGCGCGAGATTCAAGATTGCGTCATGGCGATCCGTGCCCAGCCCGTGAAATCGGTGTTTCAACGCATGCCGCGTCTGGCGCGCGAGGTTGCAAGTTCGACCGGCAAAGAAATCCGTCTGGTGATGGAAGGCGAGGCGACTGAAGTCGACAAGACCATTATCGAGCGCCTTTCAGATCCAATCACCCACATGTTGCGCAATGCGATCGATCACGGCGTTGAAACGCCGGCCGAGCGGCTCGCGGCCGGCAAGCCCGGCGAAGGCATTGTGCGCCTAAGCGCCCAGCATCGTTCAGGACGCATCGTCATTGAAGTTTCAGATGACGGCAAAGGCATTAATCGCACGCGTGTGCGAGAACTTGCGGTCAACCGAGGCCTGATCGCGGCTGACGCTAATTTGTCCGATGATGAAATCGACAATTTGATCTTCTTGCCTGGTTTTTCGACCGCCTCGGCGGTCTCGAACATATCCGGTCGCGGCGTTGGCATGGATGTGGTCAAGCGCTCGATCCAGGCCTTGGGCGGGCGCATTTCGATAAGCTCGGTTCCCGGCAAGGGCTCGACCTTTACTTTATCGCTGCCGCTCACTTTGGCGGTGCTGGACGGCATGGTGATCACGGCCGGCGATCAAACCTTGGTCGCGCCGTTGACGGCGATCGTTGAGACCTTGCGTCCCAAGCCCGAGGACGTGCGTGCGCTCGGCCCAACTGGCGCGGTGCTGGCGGTGCGCGGCGCGCACGTGCCGCTCATTGATATTGGCGTTGCGCTCGGCTTGCGCACGACGCCGATCTTTGCCTGCGAGGGGGTTGTGCTCTTGGTTGAATGCGAAGGCATCGGCCGAGCCGCGCTCGTTGCCGACAATATTCAAGGCCAGCGCCAAGTGGTGATCAAAAGTCTTGAGGCCAATTATCAGCGCATCAGCGGCATTGCAGCGGCCACCATTCTTGGCGATGGCAGCGTTGCGCTCATCGTTGATGTTGAGGCTCTGGTCGAAAAGCGCCTGATTGAGCGTCATGCAAATTTGGCCAAAGCGAGTTGA
- a CDS encoding CheR family methyltransferase has translation MTALAHSSRKSSLIEGEYKLTARNFEQIAGHLREVSGISLSPGKATLVYSRLAKRLRKLGLASFDEYCSFIQSEEGARESHEMIAALTTNVTRFFREPHHFEHLRTEIGPRLVAAAKAGARVRLWSAACSSGEEPYSMALTLLALAPELGRYDVRILATDIDPNVVARGRAGIYSTEAISPIGANMRERWFERQGDGQSWRISDEARALVRFKELNLIGDWPMKGRFDVIFCRNVVIYFEDATQAFLWNRFKSSLHEDGRVYIGHSERIDVPGFESAGLTIYKLAGARP, from the coding sequence ATGACCGCTTTAGCGCATTCCTCACGCAAAAGCTCGCTGATTGAAGGCGAGTACAAGCTCACGGCTCGCAACTTCGAGCAGATCGCAGGCCATCTGCGTGAAGTCTCGGGCATTTCACTCTCGCCCGGTAAAGCCACTTTGGTCTATTCGCGTCTGGCCAAGCGCTTGCGCAAGCTCGGCTTGGCGAGCTTTGATGAGTATTGCAGCTTCATCCAATCTGAAGAGGGCGCGCGCGAAAGCCATGAAATGATCGCAGCGCTCACCACCAATGTGACGCGCTTTTTCCGCGAGCCGCATCATTTTGAACATTTAAGGACCGAGATTGGCCCGCGTCTTGTGGCGGCGGCCAAAGCCGGCGCCCGGGTGCGGCTCTGGTCAGCGGCCTGCTCAAGCGGCGAAGAACCTTATTCGATGGCGCTCACACTTTTGGCGCTGGCGCCCGAGCTTGGCCGCTACGATGTGCGCATCCTTGCAACCGACATTGATCCTAACGTGGTCGCGCGCGGGCGGGCCGGGATTTATTCAACCGAGGCGATATCGCCGATCGGCGCCAATATGCGCGAGCGTTGGTTTGAGCGCCAAGGCGACGGCCAATCTTGGCGCATCAGTGATGAGGCGCGCGCTTTGGTGCGTTTTAAAGAACTCAATCTCATTGGCGATTGGCCGATGAAGGGTCGCTTTGACGTCATATTCTGCCGCAACGTCGTCATCTATTTTGAGGACGCCACCCAAGCCTTCTTGTGGAACCGGTTCAAATCTTCGCTTCACGAGGATGGACGAGTTTATATCGGCCATTCCGAGCGCATTGATGTCCCGGGTTTTGAAAGCGCCGGTCTTACAATTTATAAGTTGGCCGGAGCGCGCCCATGA
- a CDS encoding protein-glutamate methylesterase/protein-glutamine glutaminase, with translation MSAVRVLIVDDSATIRGLIRRVLSKDSEILVVGEAGDPLEARQAIKELNPDVVTLDVEMPHMSGIEFLEKIMRLRPTPVIMVSTLTQQGAAISIQALEIGAVDCVGKPDFHDLCEKVKAAARARVRPLGDHVAQAPKRPNGYRPSSRILAIGSSTGGVEALLTMLSSFPENCPPTLITQHMPASFTTSFAARLDRLCAPQVREAVDGAPILPGHVYLAPGGAAHLEAVGGANPRCRLVEAGPVNGHRPSVDVLFASVCAQFGKRAVGVILTGMGADGAKGLKAMREAGAATIGQNEATSVVYGMPRAAFELGAVERQLPLGAIGPAALDLCALELKGAA, from the coding sequence ATGAGTGCGGTGCGTGTGCTTATCGTTGATGATTCTGCCACGATCCGTGGCCTCATCCGGCGCGTCTTGTCGAAGGACAGCGAAATCCTTGTTGTCGGTGAGGCAGGTGACCCGCTTGAAGCACGTCAGGCGATCAAAGAGCTCAATCCAGACGTGGTGACGCTGGATGTTGAGATGCCGCACATGAGCGGCATCGAGTTTCTTGAAAAGATCATGCGGCTGCGGCCAACGCCGGTGATCATGGTCTCGACTTTGACCCAGCAGGGCGCTGCGATCTCGATCCAGGCGCTTGAAATTGGCGCGGTTGATTGTGTCGGCAAGCCTGATTTCCACGATCTTTGTGAAAAGGTCAAAGCTGCAGCGCGGGCGCGGGTGCGCCCGCTCGGCGATCATGTGGCCCAGGCGCCCAAGCGACCGAACGGATATCGCCCTTCATCGCGTATTTTAGCCATCGGCTCATCAACCGGCGGGGTTGAAGCCTTGCTGACGATGCTCTCGAGCTTTCCGGAAAATTGCCCGCCAACGCTTATCACCCAACACATGCCGGCAAGCTTCACCACAAGTTTCGCCGCCCGGCTTGATCGGTTGTGCGCCCCGCAGGTGCGTGAAGCGGTTGATGGCGCGCCGATCTTGCCTGGCCATGTCTATTTGGCCCCTGGCGGGGCAGCGCACCTTGAAGCGGTCGGCGGCGCCAATCCGCGCTGTCGGTTAGTTGAGGCAGGTCCGGTCAATGGTCACCGACCATCGGTCGATGTTCTTTTCGCTTCTGTGTGCGCGCAATTTGGCAAGCGCGCCGTCGGTGTGATTTTGACCGGCATGGGCGCTGACGGGGCAAAAGGTTTAAAGGCGATGCGCGAAGCGGGCGCGGCCACGATCGGCCAGAATGAAGCAACCAGCGTTGTTTATGGCATGCCGCGCGCGGCGTTCGAGCTTGGCGCTGTCGAGCGTCAATTGCCGCTTGGCGCCATTGGTCCAGCGGCGCTCGATCTTTGCGCGCTTGAACTCAAGGGAGCGGCTTAA
- a CDS encoding response regulator, producing the protein MTKTILTVDDSRMMREMLLMVLNGAGFNVVQAEDGQDGLRALTDARPDVIITDINMPNLDGYGFIEGVRRDDTYRATPIIVLSTESSAEKKARARDAGATGWIVKPFKADTLIDVIRRVSA; encoded by the coding sequence ATGACGAAGACGATACTGACGGTCGATGATTCGCGCATGATGCGCGAAATGTTGCTGATGGTGCTGAACGGCGCCGGCTTCAACGTGGTCCAGGCCGAAGACGGCCAAGATGGTCTGCGCGCGCTCACCGATGCGCGTCCTGATGTCATCATCACCGACATCAACATGCCCAATCTTGACGGCTATGGCTTTATCGAAGGCGTGCGCCGCGACGATACTTATCGGGCAACGCCAATCATCGTCTTGTCGACGGAAAGCAGCGCTGAAAAGAAGGCGCGGGCGCGTGATGCGGGCGCGACCGGCTGGATCGTCAAGCCCTTCAAAGCCGACACCTTGATCGACGTCATCCGGCGGGTTTCGGCTTAA
- a CDS encoding STAS domain-containing protein, translating to MARVELGPVLDLRAAAPLYAELASFKGQELVIDASCVERMGGLCVQILLAAQQSWKRDGLAWSVVDPSAAFSESATLMACSELLWREAA from the coding sequence ATGGCGCGTGTTGAACTTGGCCCGGTGCTGGATCTTCGCGCCGCTGCGCCGCTTTATGCCGAACTTGCGAGCTTTAAAGGCCAAGAGCTTGTGATCGATGCAAGCTGTGTCGAGCGCATGGGCGGGCTTTGCGTGCAGATCCTATTGGCGGCGCAGCAAAGCTGGAAGCGGGATGGCCTTGCCTGGTCGGTGGTTGATCCGTCCGCGGCTTTTAGTGAGAGCGCCACTCTTATGGCGTGCAGCGAACTTCTTTGGCGCGAGGCTGCGTGA
- a CDS encoding response regulator, which translates to MSNLDPNAKINLSKVAVMVIESSAHALDVTSQILKGFGVSAISRFDKIADAEKHLSHRKVDLIVIDPRVGDGAGYQFISSLRHSGGRSAYVPVLLVAGHLRKSDIARGRDTGANFIVSKPLSPTTLLQRLMWVARDKRPFVEVGKYIGPDRRFKYEGPPDGSDGRRNSDLRTPLGEASEPNLSQDEVDAMIKPQRVML; encoded by the coding sequence ATGAGCAACCTTGATCCCAATGCTAAGATCAATCTTTCAAAAGTCGCCGTCATGGTGATCGAAAGCAGCGCCCACGCTCTGGATGTCACCTCGCAGATTCTGAAGGGCTTTGGCGTTTCGGCGATTAGCCGTTTTGACAAGATCGCCGATGCGGAAAAGCATTTGTCGCATCGAAAAGTCGATTTGATCGTCATTGATCCAAGGGTCGGCGACGGCGCTGGCTATCAGTTTATTTCCTCATTGCGTCATTCGGGCGGCCGCTCGGCTTATGTGCCGGTGCTGTTGGTGGCGGGCCATTTACGCAAATCAGACATCGCACGCGGGCGCGACACCGGCGCCAATTTCATCGTCTCAAAGCCGTTGTCGCCGACGACATTGTTGCAGCGTCTTATGTGGGTGGCGCGCGACAAGCGCCCGTTCGTTGAGGTCGGCAAATATATCGGGCCGGATCGGCGCTTTAAATATGAAGGTCCGCCCGATGGCAGCGACGGGCGGCGAAATTCCGATCTCAGAACGCCATTGGGCGAGGCCAGTGAGCCCAATCTGTCTCAAGACGAGGTCGATGCTATGATCAAGCCGCAGCGTGTGATGTTATGA
- a CDS encoding chemotaxis protein CheD produces MTSAASSTSRQRVIHVVQGEYMIVRDPQVMLTTILGSCVATCLWDPIAEVGGMNHFLLPGEEEGVGEEMKYGVNAMELLINGLLQQGAQRTRLQAKLFGGAHVVHNLSDVGQKNAEFALRFLSMERIACTAQSLGGAQARRVRFWPTSGRAGQMLLASTHVEAFSAERRRSPAPVNDAAGSVELF; encoded by the coding sequence ATGACAAGCGCTGCTTCTTCCACTTCGCGCCAGCGCGTCATTCATGTCGTGCAAGGCGAATACATGATCGTGCGCGATCCGCAGGTGATGTTGACGACGATTTTAGGATCGTGCGTCGCCACCTGTCTTTGGGACCCCATCGCCGAAGTCGGCGGCATGAACCATTTTCTGTTGCCGGGCGAGGAAGAGGGCGTTGGCGAAGAAATGAAATATGGCGTCAACGCCATGGAGCTTTTGATCAACGGGCTTTTGCAACAGGGAGCTCAGCGCACGCGTTTACAAGCCAAGCTTTTTGGCGGCGCGCATGTTGTTCATAATCTTTCCGATGTCGGTCAAAAGAATGCAGAATTTGCCCTCCGGTTTTTGAGCATGGAGCGCATTGCCTGCACCGCGCAAAGCTTAGGCGGCGCCCAGGCGCGCCGCGTGCGGTTTTGGCCAACCAGCGGGCGTGCAGGTCAGATGCTGTTGGCCTCGACGCATGTTGAAGCGTTCTCAGCCGAACGCCGGCGCAGCCCAGCGCCGGTCAATGATGCGGCCGGCTCGGTGGAGCTCTTTTGA
- a CDS encoding response regulator, whose translation MPAATQIKVLVVDDQMTMRALIRSALQEIGFRDIEDAADGEEGFKSLMVRPSHLVISDFNMPKLDGLGFLRAVRAHEATKKSAFIMLTGRADKDLVQRAQQFGVNNYITKPFSPAQLRQKIEEVFGPLT comes from the coding sequence ATGCCTGCGGCCACTCAAATCAAGGTCCTGGTTGTCGACGATCAAATGACGATGCGGGCGCTCATTCGCTCAGCGCTGCAGGAGATCGGCTTTCGCGACATCGAAGACGCCGCCGATGGCGAAGAGGGTTTCAAATCCTTGATGGTGCGTCCCTCGCACCTTGTGATCTCGGATTTTAATATGCCCAAGCTTGACGGTTTGGGGTTCTTGCGCGCTGTGCGCGCACATGAGGCGACAAAAAAATCCGCCTTCATCATGCTGACCGGTCGGGCCGACAAAGATCTGGTGCAAAGAGCCCAGCAATTTGGCGTCAACAATTACATCACCAAGCCGTTTTCGCCGGCCCAGCTTCGCCAGAAGATCGAAGAAGTGTTTGGGCCTTTGACATGA
- a CDS encoding chemotaxis protein CheW yields the protein MSNMDLGSDMLELISFRVGEQEYCLDIMAVREIRGWTPATSLPHSPPFVRGVINLRGAVLPILDLKARLGLGAAAPDARSVIIVVHIGTRLVGLLVDAVSEILATERASVQPTPNVGCDTVSRFVQGIITQDGRMSSWIALDDILPAEELASAA from the coding sequence ATGAGCAATATGGATCTGGGAAGCGATATGCTGGAGCTGATTTCGTTCCGCGTCGGTGAGCAAGAATATTGCCTCGACATCATGGCGGTGCGTGAAATTCGCGGCTGGACGCCGGCGACATCTTTGCCCCATTCGCCGCCTTTCGTGCGCGGGGTCATCAATCTGCGCGGCGCGGTGCTGCCGATTTTGGATTTGAAAGCAAGATTGGGTCTGGGCGCGGCCGCGCCTGATGCGCGCAGCGTCATCATCGTGGTGCACATCGGCACGCGTCTTGTCGGACTTTTGGTCGATGCGGTGTCGGAGATTTTGGCGACTGAGCGCGCTTCGGTGCAGCCAACGCCGAATGTCGGTTGCGACACGGTCTCGAGATTTGTGCAAGGCATCATCACCCAAGATGGGCGGATGAGTTCTTGGATCGCGCTTGATGACATCTTGCCGGCCGAAGAGCTCGCGAGCGCAGCATGA
- a CDS encoding sensor histidine kinase: protein MDAYLDAVWDRLSGAARSDASLLHETRKRLLTLTALLTIIIASVWVVLTNASVIGGRPFVAFLCALTPFAFAPFPYLALRSKINLDLLCQGYLVTLYSVVTLTAGALGGVVSTTSFFLILVPLLGSLLLGVRVGMIWVLVVTLTYAGLHFGRELLPPSSYETLGSAPNDWMRMEEVSFWNAAMMTLLALAASLSVANFRAVVGKSSALLIEAANRANDARQGQAAAEEVSRSKSEFMANVSHELRTPLNAIIGYSEMLIEDADHNGAGDKAGDNRRVLEAALKLRTMINDVLKLAAIDAGKLAVELDECQPTELVQEAIDAVDQLVRANGDEISIVDTTPPGVWLSDGDKLSLCLRGLLLNAAQSTVNGHIEVRISQKISEGLNWLVIEIEDDGVSLDPNRLQNLFEPFSQPESAKTRYFEGMGLGLALSQRLARLLGGEVRASCAARGGACFRVEVPAQFSHR, encoded by the coding sequence ATGGATGCCTATCTCGACGCGGTATGGGACCGATTATCCGGCGCCGCCAGATCTGACGCTTCTTTGCTTCATGAGACGCGTAAGCGGCTCTTAACCCTCACAGCTTTGCTGACGATCATCATCGCAAGCGTTTGGGTTGTGCTGACCAACGCCAGTGTCATTGGCGGTCGCCCGTTTGTGGCGTTTCTTTGCGCGCTCACCCCGTTTGCGTTTGCGCCTTTCCCGTATTTAGCGCTCCGTTCCAAAATCAATCTTGACCTGCTCTGCCAGGGCTACCTTGTCACACTCTATTCGGTGGTGACTTTGACGGCTGGGGCGCTGGGCGGTGTTGTATCGACAACCTCGTTCTTTCTCATATTAGTGCCGTTGCTGGGCTCGTTGTTGCTGGGCGTGCGGGTGGGCATGATTTGGGTCTTGGTCGTGACCTTGACCTATGCGGGGCTTCACTTTGGACGCGAGCTTTTGCCGCCATCCAGTTATGAAACGTTGGGATCTGCGCCCAATGATTGGATGCGCATGGAGGAGGTCTCGTTCTGGAACGCGGCGATGATGACCTTGCTTGCTCTGGCGGCGAGCCTTTCGGTCGCTAACTTTCGCGCCGTTGTTGGAAAATCCAGCGCACTGCTCATCGAAGCGGCCAATCGCGCCAACGATGCGCGCCAAGGGCAGGCGGCCGCCGAGGAAGTGTCCCGCTCAAAATCTGAGTTCATGGCCAATGTCAGTCATGAATTGCGCACGCCGCTTAATGCCATCATTGGCTATAGCGAAATGTTGATTGAGGACGCCGACCATAATGGCGCCGGCGACAAGGCGGGGGACAATCGGCGCGTGCTTGAGGCGGCGCTGAAGTTGCGCACGATGATCAATGACGTTCTAAAGCTTGCAGCGATCGATGCGGGAAAGCTCGCGGTTGAGCTTGATGAATGCCAGCCGACGGAGTTGGTGCAAGAGGCGATCGATGCAGTCGATCAGCTCGTGCGCGCCAATGGCGATGAGATCAGCATTGTCGACACCACCCCGCCAGGGGTTTGGTTGAGCGATGGCGACAAGCTCAGTCTTTGTCTGCGAGGACTGCTCTTGAATGCGGCCCAATCCACGGTGAACGGCCATATCGAGGTGCGCATATCCCAGAAGATTTCTGAGGGCTTAAATTGGCTGGTGATCGAAATTGAGGACGATGGCGTCAGTTTAGATCCTAACCGCTTGCAGAATTTGTTTGAGCCCTTCAGTCAACCCGAGAGCGCCAAGACGCGCTACTTTGAGGGTATGGGTCTTGGGCTTGCGCTCAGCCAACGTCTGGCCAGATTGCTGGGCGGGGAGGTCAGGGCCTCCTGTGCAGCGCGCGGCGGCGCTTGTTTTCGGGTCGAAGTCCCGGCGCAATTTTCGCACCGCTGA